From Plectropomus leopardus isolate mb chromosome 4, YSFRI_Pleo_2.0, whole genome shotgun sequence, the proteins below share one genomic window:
- the c4h19orf53 gene encoding leydig cell tumor 10 kDa protein homolog: MAQGSKKFKAQRPGASKKHQQNKQKGPKKGGRIIAPKKTQVVQQQKLKKGLEVAIRNKIEHEVTQKASASLHKPLAVVKGAEGKGNPGAARPGTSSK, from the exons ATGGCTCAAGGCTCAAAGAAGTTTAAAGCTCAGCGGCCAGGAGCctccaaaaaacaccaacaaaacaaacagaaaggacCAAAGAAAGGAG GGAGGATCATTGCACCCAAGAAGACTCAAGTGGTTCAGCAGCAGAAGCTGAAGAAG GGTCTAGAGGTTGCCATCAGGAACAAGATCGAGCATGAGGTGACCCAGAAGGCGAGCGCCTCCCTCCACAAGCCTCTGGCGGTGGTGAAAGGGGCTGAAGGTAAAGGCAACCCAGGAGCCGCCCGTCCAGGAACCAGCTCCAAATAA
- the si:ch211-196h16.12 gene encoding regulator of G-protein signaling 5 translates to MCKGLSSLPSSCLEKAKEMRVKLSHLAETHHKHKNHDGKALQDLETLLNNKNGLQAFRSFLRSEFSEENLEFWLACEDYRVCPSNLQKTKSGDIYSQFINPDAPQEVNLDAETRETLLSATETPCADTFNEAQQRIYNLMAKDSFPRFLRSSHCMEAIKAF, encoded by the exons ATGTGTAAGGGGCTCTCCTCGCTGCCATCATCATGCCTGGAGAA ggcaAAAGAGATGCGGGTGAAGTTAAGCCACCTGGCTGAGACGCACCACAAGCACAA GAATCACGATGGAAAAGCTCTCCAGGACCTGGAAACTCTgctaaacaacaaaa ACGGTCTGCAGGCATTTCGCAGCTTCCTGCGTTCGGAGTTCAGTGAGGAGAACCTGGAGTTCTGGCTGGCCTGTGAGGACTACAGGGTTTGTCCTTCCAACCTGCAGAAGACCAAGTCTGGCGACATCTACAGCCAGTTTATCAACCCTGATGCTCCGCAGGAG GTAAACTTGGACGCTGAGACCCGGGAGACTCTGTTGAGTGCGACAGAGACTCCGTGCGCCGACACATTCAACGAGGCCCAGCAGAGAATCTACAACTTGATGGCGAAAGACTCCTTCCCGAGGTTCCTGCGCTCCTCTCACTGCATGGAGGCCATTAAAGCTTTCTAA